The genomic window CAACAACAAGCTCCAGCTCCTGTTGCAGTTGCGCCAGAAGCACCTGCTGCACCTGCAAGTGACGATTCTAAATATATTACTGTTAAATCTCCAATTATAGGAACATTCTATCGTAAGCCTGCTCCAGACAAACCAGTTTTTGTTGAGGTTGGAACAGATATTAAGGAAGGAGATGTTCTATGTGTTATTGAAGCTATGAAGCTATTCAATGAGATTGAGTCTGAAGTTTCTGGCAAGATTGTAAAAGTTTTAGTAGATGACTCATCTCCTGTAGAGTTTGACCAACCGTTATTTTTGGTTGATCCATCATAACAATTGAAAATTCCAATCCACTAATCCCAAACCCAATTATTTGGAATTTGGTGCTTGGAAGTTGAATTTTTAAACCAAAAGTTATGTTCAAAAAGATACTTATTGCAAATAGAGGGGAAATAGCACTTCGTGTTATTAGAACCTGCAAAGAAATGGGTGTTAAAACAGTTGCTGTTTATTCAACGGCAGATGCAGATAGTCTTCATGTTAAGTTTGCAGACGAAGCTGTGTGTATTGGCCCAGCACCTAGTAGCGAATCTTATTTAAAGATTTCAAATATAATAGCAGCTGCAGAGATTACAAATGCAGATGCCATACATCCAGGA from Winogradskyella sp. MH6 includes these protein-coding regions:
- the accB gene encoding acetyl-CoA carboxylase biotin carboxyl carrier protein, whose translation is MDLKEIQNLIKFVAKSGASEVKLEMDDVKITIKTGSDNETTIVQQVPVQAAAPVVQQQAPAPVAVAPEAPAAPASDDSKYITVKSPIIGTFYRKPAPDKPVFVEVGTDIKEGDVLCVIEAMKLFNEIESEVSGKIVKVLVDDSSPVEFDQPLFLVDPS